The DNA sequence CGTCGTCGCCGGGGATCGGGTCGAACGCCGGGTTCTGCGGCATCAGCCAGACGTGCCCGTCGCGGAGCCGGTAGGTCTTGACCGTGGCCTCGCCGTCGAGCATCGCCGCGACGATCTCGCCCGAGTTGGCGTTGGGCTGCTGACGGACGACCACCCAGTCGCCGTCGCAGATCGCCGCGTCGAGCATCGAGTCGCCCTTGACCTGGAGCATGAAGACCTCGCCCTCGCCGACCAGTTCGCGGGGCAGCGGGAAGACGTCCTCGACAGCCTGCTCGGCGAGGATCGGGCCACCGGCGGCGATCCGGCCCAGCATCGGCACGTATGCCGGCTTGGGGCGCTGTGCCCGGGCCGCCTCGTCGTCGACCAGGTCGCCGGGCGGCCGTACGTCGACCGCCCGCGGCCGGTTGGGGTCGCGCCGCAGGAAGCCCTTCCGCTCCAACTCCTTGAGCTGGTAGGCGACGCTGGACGGGGAGACCAGGCCGACCGCCTCGCCGATCTCGCGCACGCTCGGCGGGTAGCCGTAGCGCTCCACCCAGTCCCGGATGAACTCCAGGATGCGGCGCTGCCGGGCGGTGAGGTCCGGGGTGGCCAGGTCGGGGAAGCTGCTCACCACCGGGGTCACCGCCCGTAGGTTCGGTGCCGCGGCGCGGGCGCGCGCCGGACTC is a window from the Polymorphospora rubra genome containing:
- the lexA gene encoding transcriptional repressor LexA; translated protein: MSTDDRTSRQQQPQKDLAPAPATTRRKSPARARAAAPNLRAVTPVVSSFPDLATPDLTARQRRILEFIRDWVERYGYPPSVREIGEAVGLVSPSSVAYQLKELERKGFLRRDPNRPRAVDVRPPGDLVDDEAARAQRPKPAYVPMLGRIAAGGPILAEQAVEDVFPLPRELVGEGEVFMLQVKGDSMLDAAICDGDWVVVRQQPNANSGEIVAAMLDGEATVKTYRLRDGHVWLMPQNPAFDPIPGDDATIMGRVVAVLRRI